Proteins from a genomic interval of Lolium perenne isolate Kyuss_39 chromosome 1, Kyuss_2.0, whole genome shotgun sequence:
- the LOC127336790 gene encoding uncharacterized protein, giving the protein MPKKPVVEKKQEKNDKLKKSLGAAITPEPSASDEEDEPEEVMMIQTPWMQVYLAYITRKEIPEDPMEARRFIRRCKAFTVVKGELYKCNISGVLQRCVTPEEGQLILKDIHDGICGHHASSRAIAAKAFRAGFYCLSAIDDAKNIVCTCEASQRFASKPHAPAAKLMPIPLAWPFPQ; this is encoded by the coding sequence ATGCCGAAGAAGCCCGTAGTAGAAAAGAAGCAGGAGAAAAATGATAAGTTGAAGAAATCCTTGGGCGCTGCGATAACCCCAGAACCGTCGGCTTCAGACGAAGAAGACGAGCCTGAAGAGGTGATGatgatacaaactccatggatgcAAGTGTACCTGGCATACATTACAAGGAAAGAAATACCGGAGGACCCAATGGAGGCGCGAAGGTTTATCAGGAGATGCAAAGCATTTACAGTGGTTAAGGGAGAGCTATACAAATGCAATATATCAGGCGTCCTgcagagatgtgtcacacccgaagaaggacaaTTAATACTCAAGGATATACACGATgggatatgtggccaccacgctagCAGCCGAGCAATTGCAGCCAAggcttttcgagcaggattctactgccTTTCAGCCATAGATGACGCAAAGAATATCGTGTGCACTTGTGAAGCATCCCAGAGGTTTGCCTCCAAGCCACACGCCCCAGCAGCGAAGCTAATGCCAATACCTTTGGCTTGGCCATTCCCCCAATAG